caaaacaaaaacctttagcGTGGAAGACAACACacgagagaaaaaaaaatcagaattctgtagaaatctcaatttctttttggaaataatATCTAAGTATTGTAATTACTAAGCACTTCGGGGAGCAGAAGGCAATACAGGAATGGACACTTACTACGTGCACGCGGGCATTCTAATTAACTGCCATTACACATCTTTTAAGCATTTAAAGAACAAATAGTTTCTTAACAGGGTTCAGATATTTCAACGTTACTTAAAACTGCTTCATATAAATCGAACTGACGGGAAAAGGTGAGCTAAAAATTTAAGACGCAGGCAATGAGGACACCTATGAGAAACCAGTGGGGTCCTAGAACAGCCAGGGAACTGCTGTGTCCTTCAGGCGGGCATATGGGCAGCTATGTCGGGTGTGGTGGGGGCCTCAAGGAAGCTACTGCGCAGGCGCGCGAATCATAAGTCTACGCAGGAGGTGGGTAGGTTCTCTCTTTTCGCTCTCAGACATGGTGAGTGTGGATGGTTCTTACGGGGCTTCTCAGAGTGgtcagaaaaataatatgtactGTTGAGCAGTTAGTTGCTATAGGTTATCTGTCTAGTATTAGAGAATGGTTAGGTTAAGGCGCGGGCCTTGGGAACTTTCTGAGGGCTCAGGTTAAAGTATTACTCAGCGTTTTCTGCAAATTTCTCAGGCGCAATTGCCGCTTCTAATTTTACGTAGGCTTCATCCTTTTGGGCGGGCCTCTTTTGGGTTGAGCGGCCGCGTTTCTTGGTTCCTCTAAAAAAAGCCTCACTGATGGCTGACTTTCCCTCCGTGTTTATTAATTTCtctgtacatacacacatttttccGTGCTTGTTGTAATTAGTTTGGGGTTCGAGTAAATTTTAGAGATCATTAGCGATGAGGCCTcccaattttttgtttcttttccctgGTCCTGGGGTTTGAATCTTGACCTTCGTGCATGCTATGCAAGCCAgtcctttctaattttattttaagacacgaGTGGAAAAAATTACCCAGACTCCCTTGTGCTTGAGATCCTTATGCTCACCCTCTTGGATAGCTGGAAATCTCctaaattttaaatggaatcCAAAGGAAATTTGCTACTCAGTTTTATTCTTGGTCATTTCCGTGGCATACTTCTGGTAACTACAGTTCAGTAGtagatatatgaaaagatgtaGATATATGGAAAAATTAATAACTACATTATTTGGGGATTGTTGGAAATACTCGGATTGAGCTTAACGGTGGTGAAGGAGTTAATGGGATTGCATACTTCATTATTGGAATGGTTTATTAGAGTAGAGGGTGCTTTGAAACCTGAGTTTGATTAAACGGGAGTGCAAATTATTTCCCACCCAGACGTTAAAAAAAATGTGCGTGCTTTCTGCCACGTGTTAAGTTTTCCTCATTTGATAAGCTTTTACTTAACTGAGTGAAAGACAGGAACAATAAATGCAAGTGGTAATTTTTGGGTCAATGATGAGCTGGCATGTATTCTGAATCAAAAGTTGATTATTAATACTTTAGCTCTAGAATTACTCTGAGACCTGAAAAATACCTGAATTTGACTGGttgtttaaaaagttacttttacAACAGATacctgagatttttttaattggaaaattttcAGTGAGAAAATTCAGGTGTAAATTGAATATATTGCTAAGGGGCAGAGTAAACATTGATGAGAttgctgcttttttatttttgaaagggcACACCACAGAAGGATGTTATCATCAAGTCTGATGCACCTGTCACCCTTTTACTGGAGAAACATGCAGATTATATTGCATCCTATGGCTCAAAGAAAGATGACTatgtatgtattaatttttatgttcaaaagttttaaagaagTCTGACATATCTAAGCAATATAGCAGTATTTATGTCTTGTTAAAGTGGTATCCTCCTCTGTGCAGAGGACTGAAGATTTGCCCTTACAGTTTAATATGTGTCTCTTGTATATCTGAGTTTGGTGGTTTGGCAGAATCAACCGTGATCTTACCCATAAGTAGAGACCTTGCCAGACAAAGAAGATAGAGTATAAGGTAAAAAATAGGCTTTCGTTTTTGTAAGTGAGGTATACATTCAAGGTCAATGATGTATTGGCATGTATTACCTGAATTTACTGCTGATGTGTAATACTTAGCTCTAGAATTACACTGAGACCTTGAGAAAATTTTgcctcaatttttttgtttttttttgtaacagggattggGGGGGACGTGCTTaatcgctgagccacatccccagtcctttttttaaaaatatcttattagagacaggatctcattaatttgcttagtgcctctaagttgctgaggctggctttgaacttccaatcctcttgcctcagcctccaaggcccctgggattataggtgtgcgccaccaggCCCAGCATTACCTCAAGCTTTTTAACAATAATTTAAGTAGATTATCTGGCTCCGTGAGAATATTAGCAAGAAGTAGTGAACAATTTGGCTATGGTATCTGAACAGCTAGTTTTCTGCCATCTTGGGAAACAAACATCTGATATTAACTTTCACTCCTAAGTTTTAGGTTTTTAAACCCTGTAGTTTCACATTTCTTAATAGGATCATGAACTTAAGTCAGAACTTCAATTTCCCCAGTGTGACTTTAAGAGGCATGAAACTTGACTTGTTCCTTTTTAATGAATTGTCTCCTTTGAACCCTGGATTTGGTTTGGCAGCAAACTAAGATCCTCATCTGATTTACAATCTCTAAAATAATGCATTGTTGAGTGCAGCAAAtttttgtttggggctggggttatagcccagtggtagagtgcttgcctagcacatatgaggcattgggttctatcctcagcatcacatataaataaaatgaaggtattgtgtccatttataactaaaaatacttttttaaaaaaattgtttctggaatccatattaatttttaagtcttcTTGATAGCTGGGCATCTATCTTCACATCTACTTTCTGTGTTTTTAGgtcatttttgtaaatttatagaTAATAGATTTTGTGCTACATTCACATTAAAAGAATGGCTCTCTGATAAGTAGTATAGGTACTGTGAAAGATACACTGAACTTTACTGATATAAAcagatctttttttgttgttttttaaagctcTGGTTTGCCCTTAAGTTTTCAAAGAGGTGAATTAATGCTAGTTAACCCAGTTTATAAGCCAgctattagtgttttttttttttttaaagagagagtgagagaggagagagacagagagaatttttaatatttattttttagttggcggacacaacatctttgttggtatgtggtgctgaggatcgaacccgggccgaacgcatgccaggcgagcgcgctaccgcttgagccacatccccagcccagctattAGTGTTAAATCTCTTTAACCTGTCATAAATTCAAACTGACACATTTAAGAAATTGTTGTTTTAGGAATACTGTATGTCTGAGTACTTGAGAATGAGTGGTATCTACTGGGGTCTAACAGTAATGGATCTCATGGGACAACTTGATCGGATGAATAGAGAAGAGATTCTGACGTTTATTAAGTCATGCCAACATGAGTGTGGTGGAATAAGTGCAAGCATTGGACATGATCCTCATCTTTTGTATACTCTTAGTGCTGTCCAGGTAAATTTTCAGATTCAATAGTCTCCATAATGTATTCTCTTTTCTCAAGAGTCAGGAATTGAAACTGTATTAGGAAGATGATTAGTATGTTAATGTTAAAAAGTCTTGTTCTGTTTAAGTGAAGTCATTCCCACAAGGTCAGTGATGTGATGGCATGTATTATCTGAATGCAAAGTGATGTGAATTCTAAAATTACACTGAGACCTTGAGGGTAAAATTTTTTCCTTCAGTATATGTAACAttgaaaataatgagaatttaatattgaagtctatttatatttaataacagGATAGTCTGCATGTTTTGAGAAAGGTTCATGTAGACAAAGGACATGATTGTTTAACATCTTAGAAATTACCTGCAAAAGAACATACTTGAAAGGTTACTTACCAGATTCATTTATCTTTCTTACAGATTCTTACTCTTTATGATAGTATTAATGTTATTGATGTAAATAAAGTTGTGGAATATGTTCAAAGTCTACAGAAAGAAGATGGTTCTTTTGCTGGAGACATTTGGGGTAATGTCAGATTTTGTCCATACTACCATAAATTGAATATCAATATATCTTGGTCTTGGTAGTAATCAGTTTATAAGGAGATTAAGTTTTTCATCTTTTCAGGTCCCAGTAAGCAGCTGGTCTAACTGGAGTTAATGGCCTGGAGGTTCCAGCATGCCCTGTGGTAGTTATATCAGCATACAGGAGCACTGGAACAGAGGGGCCCAATCTAAAAAGATAAGGTAggtgacatttttttcccccagtatttGGTGGttttgtaaagttttaaaatttttgatggaaagagaaccaaaaaaaaaataacaaaatttctgaatatttgaatGGAGGGAGGGAATAGTAGTTTATTTGATAAATGTAGATAATCTCTGCTTTAGGGCTGAACACAAGTGCAGACCAGAGAGACCAGCTGCTTCATGGGATATGAAAATCTACTTTTGTAAAATAGGGTAAGTTTATTGCATTTTAGAAATTACTAATCCTTTCAGTTCTGTGTAAGTAAATTAAGATAATTTACTCTTATTAGTTTTTGTTAGTTTCCTCAGTTTACTTCTGACTATACAACATAAAAGTTAAAGCTTAAACTTCTGGAAATTTTGAGATATTTGTCTGACATTGTTTTTAAGATAACTTAAACTGTTATGATCAGAAGCCTCTGGTAACATGTTGGTTTAATCCATTTTTGTTTTAGGAGAAAATGATACAAGATTCTCCTTTTGTGCAGTGGCAACTTTGGCTCTGTTGGTAAGATTTGACTATTGATATTGAAATGATTATAGACattcttgaatattctggaaTTTATATGGGGAAACTTGATGCTATTAATGTGGTCCCATGCTGGACAGGTAATTTATATGTGCCATTTGAAGACCATTTGTAGTAAATTGAATGCAAATGAAGTCCTCATAATGTTTTTCTGAGTGAGCAATTCCcagaatatttatatgtaattacaAAATGGAGTTTAAAcagtttgaatgatttttttaattgctatcaTGTCTTATGTCTGTAATTTTAGATCTATTGTTGCACAGGATTTTTTTAACCTTGAGCAGACACTGCTTCTTTGTCATCACATTTCAATATTGCTGTTGATTAATTATGAGCTTTACTTTGCCCCCAAAAATACAGTCCTTGGCAAAAACAAAGACCCTTCTAGAAGAAATTCTTAATGACCCTGGTATCTATTTTCAGAATTGTGTGTAATCAATCAGTCACCACTATTCCCCATCCCCCAATATAGCGCGCGTGTGATCTCGGCAGAATTGGCTCCTAGTAATAAAACTTAAATACAAAATGGAGTTTAAAcagtttgaatgattttttttaattacttttgctATCAAGAAGTTATTATACACATGTACTTTATGTCTGTAATTTTAGATCTATTGTTGCACAGGATTTCTGGCTATTACTAGTCAGTTGCATCAAGTAAATTCTGATTTACTTGGTTGGTGGCTTTGTGAACGTCAGTTACCTTCAGGAGGACTCAATGGAAGGCCGGAGAAGGTATTGTTTCATAGCTGTGTTCTAGCATTACTAATTTTTTAACCTTGAGCAGACACTGCTTCTTTGTCATCACATTTCAATATTGCTGTTGATTAATTATGAGCTTTAACTTTGCTgcattgtaattttaaataatatccccccaaaaatacaGTCCTTGGCAAAACAAAGACCCTTCTAGAAGAAATTCTTAATGACCCTGGTATCTATTTTCAGAATTGTGTGTAATCAATCAGTCACCACTATTCCCCATCCCCCCGTGTAAGTATTTATTGTCTTGAGTTTTTAGAAGGatcccaccccccacacacaccccatctGAAGGCCTTGTATTCAGGCTTTGAAATGAAACCTTTTCTAAACCTTAGTTCTGGGACCTATACCAGGGTATCAGACATGCACTGAAGGGGTGAAAACTGATAGCCAAAGGCTTTACTGTGACACATTTTATACATAAGTCTCCATGCCCATATATTTGAAAGCACAATTGATTTTCCCAGTTTTGAGGTTTGAAAACAATAAGACATTTTTCTGGGAAAGCtcaaattttgacatttttagagGTAAAGTTACTGAAATTTTCCTACCGTTATGTTCTAAATCTTAAGCCTCTAAGGGCCATACTGAATGCAGGTTGAGTGAGTATCCATAATCTGAAATCCAGTATGTTCTAAAATCTGAAAGCTTCAGATCTATATGATGCTACAAAGTGTAAAATTCCACACTTAACCTATGTGACAGATTACCACCAAAACACAAGCACACTAAAATGGTGTGTAACATTACTTGTCCATATATGAAACatgtttttgaatgtttttgcaaatattctgaaatttgaaactgttcccaagcattttggatgtAGGATAGTCAGCCAGTGTTTTGATTTTGCTGGTATGCAGTTTTGCTTGCAGGACAACTTGTCCTATTGCAAATGCAGTCATAGAAATAAGAGTCTGGCAGTGTTCCAGTTAAAATTATTGTGGGataacatttgtattttatgatCTAAAAACTATGTACTGTTGTAAAAACTATTAGGTTATAGTCTCATGAACAAATCTAGGAACCATCTCCAGTACTAGCGTAAGACCACATTAAATGCACATAGTTTTAAGTTATTTATAGTCTCACATCTGAACTTTTGGGAGGTCTTTTCCCCATCTTTCTGAAGGTTTGCTGTGCCCCTGACCCATGAACTAGGGCATGATGGTGCATTTAATTTGATctgatgtatttttaaactttgctttgtaaatatttttggataacATTAATGGCTAGGGAAATACCCACAAGTGATATGTAGATAAGGTCTGATTTTGAATCCTGGGGACCTCATTAAGAAAAATGGGTGGCTGTCAGAGCACCAAGAGCCTGCATATGAATCTGGAGCAGCCTTTAATGTACATATAAATCCTTATGGGAGttcattaaaaatgcaaactgTTGTGTGTAGGATCTGCATTTCTTACACTCAGGTGACCACATTTTCAGGACTTAGGTGTGTAACCGCCTGGACCGTATTTGTTAAAAATGCTCTACCTAGGAAAGTGGAAAATGGGTTTTTGTGAGCCTTTACTACTAGACTAGGCCTGTTGGTTACGGTGCTAAGTTAGACATTGATAAAGATATATGTATGCTTATTCACTGAGAACTGAAATAGCATGGGTACGAGTGAGTTGGAGATTGGTCTTTTCCGGTGATCAATTTTTTGTGCCCTTTTCCCCTTCCAGTTACCGGATGTGTGCTATTCATGGTGGGTATTGGCTTCCCTAAAGATAATTGGAAGGCTTCATTGGATTGACAGAGAGAAACTGCGAGCCTTCATTTTGGCATGTCaagatgaagaaactggaggGTTTGCAGATAGACCAGGAGACATGGCAagtatattttgaacatttttgtttgtataacgtttttaaaatattaaatgtcatGGTTCTTGGCATTTATGGTTGTAGAAATGATGGTACATCCAGTGTATGGTCCTAGTGTAGTTTTAAAAGTAGTGTGtgtttttaataacttaaaacaTAGTGAATGATATGGATCCAAGTTTCTCATCACCAATTCTTTGCCTCTGTATATGACCTGCATTCTCCTTTGAGTCTGTATTCCTTGTTTTACCTCCAAAGTCAGCTTTCTTTTATAGCAGCCTATATTATTGAATGTGTAATTCTCTTTCctggttttggaggctgggggCCTCAGTAAAATTTAGTATTATGTTATAAAGGTTAAGTAGTAAACAACAAGTTAGTCtgtttcagaaaaattttaagcataactgacatttttagtatttttaactttagaggcattttcattttgtaatggtctcaaatttttttaataggTGGATCCTTTTCATACATTATTTGGCATTGCTGGATTGTCACTTTTGGGAGAAGAACAGATTAAACCTGTTAGTCCTGTTTTTTGCATGCCTGAAGAAGTGCTTCGAAGAGTCAATGTTCAGCCTGAACTAGTGAGCTAGATCACATTGTTGATGGAAAAGATCTTCCTTGAGTATTGCCATCTCAACATTTCTGGTTTTGAACCTAAAAATTACTGctaatattttgtatattgttaaattaattttaataaattatataattatacatattataaaataaaggcttgtattgcattttcttttagatTCCTTTTTGAAATGCTGTTATGTTTTTTTGTGTAAATGTATCTGTTACTCTTATCCCCATATCAGGAAACTtaagaatttaattttccttgattttttttgaatGTGCTCCTGTATTCAAAAACCATAGTTAATGTTAATTGGTTTGTGTCAACAGAATGTTCACTGATGTAAATGGTAAACATGAATTAAAAGATGCACAAAATAATTGGCTTTTGAAATGTGGATATGGTTACTCTTAAGTTCATCCTAATTCCAAGTTTGAAAAGGTTTGCAATTTGGACCTGAGctgatttttagcattttatggaTCTGAATTGCCTGAGGGATAGTTTGAATTTTATCCCAGCGAGGAAAATTTTAACAGTTCAAAGCATAATAGTTTTTTCAAGACTAAAATGTTCATAACTGTTTGTCCAACCTTAACAGTTTAGGGGGGAGAATAAGAGGTGTTTTCAAGCATGTTTTTGTCATCACCAAGTAACATTGCATGTGGGTGAATTATTTTTGAGATGCTTAATGCAACTTAGTAGTGTATATTTAATAGCTTATGCATTAAGATGCTTTTCCTGGTATCCCTAGGAAAGTGATACTTTGGTTTTATCTGAAGAATATAATATCGCAAAGGTGAGcgtttctccccctccccccccccccccccgccagaaaaaaaaagctgctgtTTAAAGTTGTAGTCTTATGTGTGAAACTGCAATACTTCGAAATTGGTGGTGTTGGGACTGAAACAGCCCGAGATCTCACCCAGTCTTCTTTTGGGTCCCTAACATACCTATGGACACAGCCTTGTGCACGCCATAGCCTTCGTGATGATTTGAGTACAAGTCTTAATGTGTTGGACACTGGGCGCACCTAGGAACCAATGAAACCCCAGAGGTTGTGGAAAGCGGGCTTCCTGCTCTGCGCACCGTTCTCCCGCCCTTTTCGGTAGCAACTTCCGCCCTTGCCTAGCGACCAGGGGTTCACAAACGACCTTTCTGAGGCCCGGAGAGGCTTGTGAGAATGCTGAGACCTACTACTTCCGCTTCTGCGGCTTCCCCCTTACCCGGAGGGGTTCACCCGCGGTGTCCCCGAGGTCCCCGCTACGTTTTCGAACTTCTGGAGACTCCTCAGAGCCGCCCTTCCGCTCAGGGCTCGGCGTCCTCTACTCCTCCCGGCACTTCAGGAGCCGCGGGGGATCGCAGCTGCAGCAGCAGCCTCCCTCACCAGCCGCCAAGCTCTCTGCCAGCCCCAGGCAAGGAGTGCTTGATGGGGTGAAGGTGCACCCGCTGGGCTGGGCGGCCACCACAGAGGAGGGCAATGTGGTTCCTGGGGGGATGCAAAGAGGGTGTCCTGGGTATTGTATGGGTCAGGCCCATTAAAAGGCTGGATGCCTTTTCTCAGGTCTGAATAAGGCCGGAACAACACCCACTATAATGTCCTGTCTCTCCCCAGTTTGTGACAAATGACAGGTTGTGCATGAATAGTCTCCAGGTCATCAAATGGGACGAAAATAGGTTGATTTGAATAT
This genomic interval from Urocitellus parryii isolate mUroPar1 chromosome 11, mUroPar1.hap1, whole genome shotgun sequence contains the following:
- the Rabggtb gene encoding LOW QUALITY PROTEIN: geranylgeranyl transferase type-2 subunit beta (The sequence of the model RefSeq protein was modified relative to this genomic sequence to represent the inferred CDS: inserted 1 base in 1 codon; substituted 2 bases at 2 genomic stop codons) encodes the protein MGTPQKDVIIKSDAPVTLLLEKHADYIASYGSKKDDYEYCMSEYLRMSGIYWGLTVMDLMGQLDRMNREEILTFIKSCQHECGGISASIGHDPHLLYTLSAVQILTLYDSINVIDVNKVVEYVQSLQKEDGSFAGDIWGENDTRFSFCAVATLALLVRFDYXILKXLXTFLNILEFIWGNLMLLMWSHAGQIYCCTGFLAITSQLHQVNSDLLGWWLCERQLPSGGLNGRPEKLPDVCYSWWVLASLKIIGRLHWIDREKLRAFILACQDEETGGFADRPGDMVDPFHTLFGIAGLSLLGEEQIKPVSPVFCMPEEVLRRVNVQPELVS